Proteins from one Dromiciops gliroides isolate mDroGli1 chromosome 6, mDroGli1.pri, whole genome shotgun sequence genomic window:
- the RPL34 gene encoding 60S ribosomal protein L34: MVQRLTYRRRLSYNTASNKTRLSRTPGNRIVYLYTKKVGKAPKSACGVCPGRLRGVRAVRPKVLMRLSKTKKHVSRAYGGSMCAKCVRDRIKRAFLIEEQKIVVKVLKAQAQSQKSK; the protein is encoded by the exons ATGGTTCAGCGTCTGACTTATCGCCGTAGGTTGTCCTACAACACAGCTTCCAACAAAACTCGGCT GTCACGAACCCCAGGTAACAGAATTGTTTACCTTTATACTAAGAAAGTTGGAAAAGCACCAAAATCAGCCTGTGGTGTGTGCCCAGGAAGACTTAGAGGT GTTCGTGCAGTGAGACCTAAAGTTCTTATGAGGCTATCAAAGACCAAAAAGCATGTCAGCAGGGCTTATGGTGGCTCCATGTGTGCTAAATGTGTCCGTGACAG GATCAAGCGTGCTTTCCTGATTGAGGAGCAGAAAATTGTTGTGAAGGTGTTGAAGGCACAGGCACAgagtcaaaaaagtaaataa